cctaggtcagctaatttcctgttattaatccagtccaattcttccttcttcaccatccccaattgctctatgcattacaaaatccacgaggaagataaacaacatagaagacaacccattcccttggagtactccactgttcactggaaattcatttgatagggctccactaacattaactttgcatttgctctgCTCataaatagacttaatcaaatttgcatatttaggaggaactcaaaggactcccaaagagagattagttcaccaaacgttcagctgggctccacacaagggactataagagttggaagctccaggcctacatggctgaggactatgaagcgcgaaacaggagatgatgaatggagaattattgaaataaaagctcaagatagagacggcttgcgaaatctaaccgaggccctttgcgtcaataggcgtaggagatgatgaagaggAACTCacaataatgtaggactctccacaaaattggctgttgCACACTACCAAtactttctcatagtccacaaatgccatcaaaagtggatttttacattctatattctattttatattttatattcatgtcACCTGCAATGGGGGGCTGGCGGGCTTAGCCCCCTGGTTAGGTTAATGACATGTTTTCTTACTAcagtaggttaggctaggttaggtgtgGTTAGGTTACCtcattattaaatattaaaaagaTGAAGGCAAAGTCCTCGGAGAACCATGCATTCGAAGTGTCTTTTTGTGTCGGTACGTCGTAAGTTGTAAACATTGTGGATGGTTGACAATGGGTTTTCACTTTTGTAAATACTGTACTTAAAAAACACTAGCGTAATTCAGCTTCACTCCACAACTATAGATTTGCGCCGATAATCATCATCAGATTCGttcaaaacacatgaaaaaaaaaatacattttattatcCACTGGGAATTATTAGCAACTTATGCAACTTTGCCGTTTCTTGAACAGGATGCTTAGAAGACGAGAATAGAAATCCCAGATTCGAGCAAAGCAGATAATTCACCGTCTCGCAGTTCTCAAAGACATCTCTTCAAGGTCACAGGACAGAAGAGCAAGGCGCTTAGTGATTCCCTACCAACTCGATTACCATTTGCCTTGGTTTACTTtttgatgatgatattaaatatGAGGGATGGGAAAACATATGGGGACTTTTGCATATCAATGGGATATTCCATTTCTTACTCTGTAGAGACGCGTTCGGAAGTAACTCGTagaaaattacatactgtatatatatacatagatatatgtatatatatatatatatatatatatatatatatatatatatatacatatctatctatctatctatctatatatatacatatatatatatatatatatatatatatatatatatatatatatgagtatatatacagtatatatatgcatatatatttatatatatatacatatatatatatatatatatactgtatatgtatatatatatgtagatatatatatgtatatatatatttatatatatactgtatgtatatatatgtatatatatatgtatactatacatatactcatatatatatatatatatatatatatatatatatatatatatatatatatatatgagatgggtgttactatatggacatgagtcatggtatgacaatgaagcaatctctaataaatttagtagatttgagaacaaggacAGGAtcagagatgaaactataagagagattactcgagtgacatatgtggatgagataatgatgaggggtagatgaagaagtttggacatgctcttcgcactttccaaaagagattaattcaccaaacgttcagctgggctccacaaggcaccataatagttggaagacccaggcctacatggctgaggacagtgaagcgcgaagtaggagatgatgaattaggtactgaattaaaagctcaagatagagacgactggcgaagtctaacagaggcccttcgcgtcaataggcatagaaggagattatgatatatatatatatatatatatatatatatatatatatatatacatatatatatacatatatatacatataaatatatatatatatatatatatatatatatatatatgtatatatatacatatatgtaaataaataaacatatatatatatacatatatatatatatgtatatatatatatatatatatatatatatatatatatatatatatatatatatgcttttctagGAACtcagaaaatattctttgatatttAATTGCATAAATTCAGTAACTTTACAAGAACTATAATTTAAAAACACTTTTTCGAATAGAAGGTGTTTAACATGTACATCaatgttagagtaaggaattattttactaaaatatacacacacatatatatttatatatatataaacatatatatatatatatatatatatatatatatatatatatatatttatatactatttacATATTTGAACTCTTATAATATACATGACTATTATCATATTTTTACACATATAAGtgcataattatatgtgtgtatatatatatatatatatatatatatatatatatatatatatatatatatatatatataaatgtgtgtatataagtatgtatgtatattcataaatacctaatcatatgtacacatacactcacacacacacacacacacacacacatatatatatatatatatatatatatatatatatatatatatatatatatatatatatataaatgtgtgtgtatttatgtatgtatgtatattcataaatacctAATCATATGTacacatacccacatacatacacacacacatatatatatatatatatatatatatatatgcatatatatatatatatatatatatatatatatatatatatatatatatatatatatatatatatatatatatataccagcaaattttttttAACTCGAGAACCCATTGTTTACTCCTCTTGCttagtttgcaatctctagggacctattctgatattcttaatgcccATAGACCATCTGTCCTTCTTATCATATCTCTTGCacacgtctatttctttttcttacatgttgttagaacatctattttagtttgttctcgCTTCATGCTGCTTGTTTTCCGTCTctcagtgttaatcccatcattattttttccatagctctttgaattgtaactggcTCATGTTCTAATGCTTTTGTAGGTTccaaagttgatactggtaggaccatctagttaaatgtttttctttttagaggTAATGGAATTTTACTTTTTCTAATCTCTTTGTTAACCAAAGTCtccccatctcatgcttatccatcTTGTAATTTTGGTCTTATGTCTTGTGgggaacacttattgtctgtcctaagtgcgtatattcattaacaatctctagaggttagtccgtaacccttatttgttgtctctgcattttcaatgaacattatcttagttttgctcatattcatcttcagtcctatacatttctgctttctctattcagatcatctatcatcttttgtaatgtcttccatgattcactaaatacgtCTAAGTcacctgcaaatctcaagttgcgaaggtattccccattaattcctacattttcccagtgTAAATTCTTAAAGCCTTCTAAgtctgctgtgaataatttaagagaggtaGGGTCTCCTTATCTAAGTATATTTCTcaactggaattttctcactaaactTATGTAATCTTATAATTGCTGTACTACccgtatcttcaagtgttttaacataagtatctgctattccttgtatttgaagggctttcattacttctaaAGTTTTGTCAGAATCACACGCTTTTTCATGGTTTTtaaatgtcataataataataataataataataataatagtaataataataataataataatacaaagaaactAACGTAAGATTACATTATAAACGTTACattatgataaaatgataatagtattaaagaaatttaaatattcattattaCAATAACGGTGATGATTGCTACGCTAAAAACTGCAGCCTTGCATGAATTGAGAATTGTCATATAATTTGGATGATGGTTTAAAGCTTTGCGTTACGAAAATGTAATAATATATTCAAgctaatgtatattatatttattttatctgcACCCTTTCTTGCACGAATGAGGCACCGCTTACTacccttttcataatttttttctgagaAGGATTTGTCCTTTTTTTTGTGCGAGATGAAATCCATGCTTCATGAATGCCTATAAGTTTAATGTTTTGCCATTCTTGGACACATGgcactttttttttgtcttgataAACTATAAGCttaacatatttacatgaaaaTTTTATTTGATAAACTCTTCATGAAATTACTCTTTAGCAAACAATAAATAGTTGGGGTAAGCAACAGCATCCTCATACTCATTCCTTTTATGATAAATTAAAACAACCTAACAATAAGAAAGAATATCGATGACGCAGGATTTAAAATTCAGTAAATACAAATGAGAAGTAACTTATTTTAATGACCATAAAAGCAGCAGCAAATGTTCGTTACTTCAATAACACACGCCACTACCACAAGTTTCACAAGTCATGCTATAGTCTGAGGCGCCACAGGCTCATCTCGTGACGAAAGAGTTTGATTTAGACATAACTTTCTAGGTTTTCAGCAACTCTGCAGAGGCGATTTTGCTGGTCCTACGACCTCTTTTCTTGAGCCCCATAAATACTGGTTCCCCTTTACAACTGGGTGAACTGGAGGCTTGGATTCCAGAAGCGATTTATTACCTGCAAAAGGTGAGCTACCTCCTACTGTACCATTTGTCATGGCAAATTCGCATATTCTCTTTAGATAATGTGACCAAAGTCCCGCTTTTTTCAGTTATCAAAATATCtcgcttttattttaattttgtgagTTTTGTTCCGATTTGTTCCCATTTGTCCCGCTTTTTTGTGCTATAATAACAAAATTGTCCTCATTAATGGAATGgtactgatattttgtttaattttgccattccagtgaaaattatatatattaaaagtaagtaaaaaaaggttttgtattgatttttattcttggattttcttatatatatatatatatatatatatatatatatatatatatatatatatatatatatatatacatatatatatatatatatatatatatatatatatatatatatatatatatatatgtatatatatatatatatatatatatatatataatgtatatatacagtatatatatatatatatatatatatatatatatatatatatatatatatatatatatatatatatatatatatatatatgaaatgtctcgcttttacagaaaaaaatctggtcacattatCTTTAGATAATCATCTCCGAATAAATGAAAACTTGGTGCTGAGGGCTTCATGCCCATCGGCAGTTTGGGTTTGGAAATGAAGAGAAGTTTGTTTTCTAAAGTGAAGAGAAAATGATCAATATTTATGTAGTCCTTCATATTTGTCCTGAagcttttcttatttcattaatagTAATGTGCTAGACACCTAAATGAAGTGCAGAAATTATAAATGTTTACGGCAAAGAAAACACGTAGGactgattttgattattttttattaaatataatatcTGAATAAATTGTACCTTATAATTCGTCATACTAATGGTAAGACAGTAATACATATAGAAAGTTCAGCGCATAGGCAATAACAGAAGACATTATTTACACAGAGATCCGTAGAGAGGAAAATTAGTTAAGGCTTCCGAAAAAAAGTCCAGTAGGCCTAAACCGAATTACAACTTAAGAGTAAAAACTAAATTCTATTATCACATATAAATCACCTTTAAGCCTTAAGAATAATTAGGAGGAAATTGAATTAATTAAATCTACCAAGAAATGCCCATAGAAAATTAGAACAAAATTCTTGCATTTGAATCATAAGACTTAACTTATTCACAAGTTAAGCTTCTTTATAGTCTTTTAGTATTTTGTTGTACTTTACTGCTTTTGAAACTCATTTTTATAACAGGAGTTGGTTTATAATACTGGTACACATTAATTGATAATCCtttacaaattaaaagaaaaccaTTGCCTAAATATAATTGTGAGGAATTATTGTAAATTCACTTCTCGACAACTCATTAGCTGTACATGAATTTCTCGTAGTAGTGATATAAATTCTAAAcaacacatacacacgtgtatatatatatacatatatatatatatatatatatatatatatatatatatatatatatattacttttgtaatgtattaattgcATTGACCGACGGGGACAATTTTATCTTTAGCATTCTCCCACGTACATTTCAAGTCATCAATTTCATTATAGATGAAATAGCTCATATTCTGAATTTCAGCCTCTGTCTTGGCTTCTTTCGCCTTCTCGATTGTGTTCCCTAGACTTAGCTGGATGGCTTCAAATGTGCTCCTCATTTTCCCTGTTTCCGCGACGGCATTGGCGAGTGACGGAAGAATGGCATCGACCTCACCCTCGAGACTTTGAAGGTTGCCGTCAAGTTGACCGAAGTGGGTAAGTTCTTGCTCTAGCTCCTGAGACTTGGCTTGTAGAGCCGCGATCCGCGTCTCGTGGCTGGCAATGTCCTGAGTTCGAACCGCTATGTGATCTCGAAGGTTCTGGACAGCACGGGCATTCTCATTCACGAAATTCCTCTTCTCGTTTCTCAGGCGTTCTTCTCTTTCTTTAGCATCCTTGTAGAACTTATTACCGATGGTCCATCCAACGATCGGGACGAAGCGGAAAATGCTACCGAACCGCCTCCTCTTCTTAGTTTTACTTAGGTTGCTGTTGATGCGGTCCTCGATTTCCCTGATCTCCCGGTTAGCACTAGCAATCTGAGCGTTAAGGGAAGCAATCTGATTGTTCTCTTCGGTGATCTTTGCTCTTAGGTCACTGATACTCTGAGTATTGCTAGtgatttcattattgttattttgtttttcttgttgcaGCTTAGAAATGCCGTCCTGTGCGTTGGTGCGATGTCTTTTAAAGGCGGTGGAGTCTTTTATGATATTTTCTCTAAAACGACCAAGTTTGGTATTTGACGTACTAGCTTTAGTGTGGACTTCACCTGCTCCTGTTTTCACAAATTCCAAGTAATTAATCAGTTCTGCTAATTCCCGTCTTCCTTGGACAATATTATGCTCTGTCGTTGTTGtgttgatttcttcttctttgctTGAAATGACACTCTCTAAATGGGCAGTCACTGATGAAACATTTGTGAATTTGGCAGCTTCCTTAGCCTCGTCTATTTCCTTTTGCAATGAAGCAATCTTTGATTCAACTGTTGCAATGTCCTCGTGATTTTCCAGCAAATTCTTAATTCTAGCTTGATTTTTGACAAGTTCTTCATTAAACTTAGACTCGAATCCCTGCGCAGCTACAACAGTTTCTTTCAACGAGCCCACCACATTGTCACCATTCCTCCAAGGCTGGCAATGCTCTTTCGCCAACCCCAGATCAGTATTGTATTGATTGAGAATCTCTTTGAATCCATGTCGATCAGTGAAGGTAGGGACCGGCAGTGCTACTTTCGACTGAACATTTGCTGTGTATTTGTCAACGGCTTCAACTTGAGTGCAAGTCTCCGTTGCACTTTTGGCCAGGTTCTCCACAGTTTCCTTGCTACAGTTGGGTGCTGATCGCTTTGCCCGTAATAAGGCATGACCTGtgagatctgaaaaaaaaagaatcatcaaAGCGTTAGAATGCAAAGCGTTtacaatttaaaagtaaaaaaaaaaaagaaaaaaaaatacgacaaCCTCTGTTTGATAGTTACCTGCTAAAGCTAGATAAAAGGTAACTATAGATTTCCCTTTGCATGTGATGGCTACATGGAAAAGTGACTGTACATGTGCCTGCTAAGATTAACAATTAAAACAGTCCATTTTCATACAAGTTCCAAGAAGTGTTGATATATTTAAACATGACATTTTGGTTAATGTTCTCTACTTTCAATAACAGATAAATCAGAACCTGTTTTTCATTTGTATTGTCTTTAAAATCCTGACATTTCTCTGTTTGGGAGGTAAGTATGTTATCCTTCCAGAAGAAAAGCTATGATAGTTTGTTTCCCTAATATTCAACTCCCATTTCATGAATTTTCTTCCGTTATTTTTATATAggagaatgaaaaaaatatgaaatttagtgCCTAtctattcctttcttttttatatgtactATTTTGTTTCTTAGTTCATAAATTCTTTGTGTTACTTTTACTGAAATTGTCACTTTTCGGTGTTATTTTGAGTACAATGAAGAATAGATAGGAGCGGCAATCAATACTACACTTGTATATATTTCATACCGTATTTGTATTTGAGAGTTTTACCTACTTCACTtactgcacgagagagagagagagagagagagagagagagagagagagagagagagagagagagagagagggggggggggatttaattgAAGGTTACTTGAAATTCAGGTTCACCTCTCCGGAAGTGGGAGATTGCctcgtcaagagagagagagagagagagagagagagagagagagagagagagagagagagagagagagagagagagagagagggtgttgacTTCATTCACAATCAAATAATTTCATAGGTAATATAGTACAAACTTTAAATGAAACAAATAGCCAGGTTACTTACAGAAAGCTGACGTCACTTGCAGCAGGCCACAGAGAGCGACGACGGTAACTTGCATTTTAATTCTTTTCTGCAGAAGAAGAAAGTAAAACAACTCCATCAGTTTCATGTCAGTTATAAACTTTAAAGGTTTATCTCTTGCTATTGACTTGAATGAACCCCTGGGATGTTATCTGGTGATGGTGATTGGTTAATTAGCATAGGATATTCTACGATAGGTAATATCAGTGTATAGTAATGCCATGAAAATGAACTTAACGTGAAAGCTTGTCTCTCAGGTGATGTTTTCATTTTACTTCAACGTTTCTAAACAGGAAAATTCAATAAGATATAGTGTCATCGTCAGGTAATTCCTGTGGCGAATAAATAAAATATGTCGATCTTTTCTTATGCATACTATTGACTATGCGACTTAATTCATTCTCATTAACTTAATTTGAATAACTTCAAAAACGTGAAACGTTTTGTTGATAGTAAAGGCTTACTGTTTGTCTCCATATCTTCAGTGTGACCAGCAAAGTCCTAATCTCTGCGAACAGTTTTCGAAGTTTACCATCATAGATAACTTGCCATTTTCAAGAGCGTTCTTTATCGATTTtttttatgctattattattattatttcctctgtTCCATAAATCTAAACTTCCCAGCAAGGCCCACCACATTCTTATGAAATAAAAGTCTTTGTAACCATAGCTACAATTCAGAATAAAGTCAAACACGTATTTATAAAACTCTTTCAGACTCACCATTGTGAAAAATCTCACAAGCTCTCCAGTCGACGTTTTCTTTAGACTTGCACTGGGATCACTGACACTCCAGCGGTTCCAGCCAACCTGTTTTATACTTTCCAGGCAAGGAAATCCCCAACCTGGAGCATTACCTGAGCCTGTGTACGTCACTGGAAATTTCATTTGTCAAATTGCAATTGATTTGGGATTTTGTTGTGGAAATTCAGATTGAGAGAATTTTAAATTCCAACCATgcggaaatatatacagtatatatatatatatatatatatatatatatatatatatatatatatatatacatatatatatatatatatatatatatatattaatatatatacatatatgtatatatatacatatatatatatatatatatatatatatatatatatagatatagatatagtaatatttatatatatatatatatatatatatatatatatataaatatatatatatatatatatatatatctatctatctatctatatatatatatatatatatatatatctatctatctatctatatatatatatatatatatatatatatatagtataatatgtatataccacccagtaaatatatatatatatatatatatatatatatatatatatatatatatatatatatatatatatatatagtataatatgtatataccacccagtatatatatatatatatatatatatatatatatatatatat
The window above is part of the Palaemon carinicauda isolate YSFRI2023 chromosome 11, ASM3689809v2, whole genome shotgun sequence genome. Proteins encoded here:
- the LOC137650299 gene encoding putative leucine-rich repeat-containing protein DDB_G0290503, which translates into the protein MKRIKMQVTVVALCGLLQVTSAFYLTGHALLRAKRSAPNCSKETVENLAKSATETCTQVEAVDKYTANVQSKVALPVPTFTDRHGFKEILNQYNTDLGLAKEHCQPWRNGDNVVGSLKETVVAAQGFESKFNEELVKNQARIKNLLENHEDIATVESKIASLQKEIDEAKEAAKFTNVSSVTAHLESVISSKEEEINTTTTEHNIVQGRRELAELINYLEFVKTGAGEVHTKASTSNTKLGRFRENIIKDSTAFKRHRTNAQDGISKLQQEKQNNNNEITSNTQSISDLRAKITEENNQIASLNAQIASANREIREIEDRINSNLSKTKKRRRFGSIFRFVPIVGWTIGNKFYKDAKEREERLRNEKRNFVNENARAVQNLRDHIAVRTQDIASHETRIAALQAKSQELEQELTHFGQLDGNLQSLEGEVDAILPSLANAVAETGKMRSTFEAIQLSLGNTIEKAKEAKTEAEIQNMSYFIYNEIDDLKCTWENAKDKIVPVGQCN